Part of the Panicum virgatum strain AP13 chromosome 4N, P.virgatum_v5, whole genome shotgun sequence genome is shown below.
TATTCTAGCCCAAACTTTTACAGAAGCTTTTTGTttagagttttttttctttcaaatctATTTCTCAAAGCTTTGTTCAGAATtgtttgtataaatttggttaatttttttatttgtataaACTTTCGACCTCATACGGCAGATAGGCAGGCGTTTCACATGCATGTCTCCCGGCCGGAGATGTGACCATGCATGATGTTTGAACCGTCGGCGGAGTTCTCACAGTGCTGTGACGACGTAGTACTGTCGGGCGACTTTCTGACGGTGTGCCGTGTGGACGACATCAACCGAAGTGTTTTTTTTTAGCAAAATCAACCGAACTGGTGCGCGGCGGTGCCGACGGTAGACCTCACCGGTTTTATGGGCAGATTTCACAAACTTTTGACCTCATACGGCGCCGTCCGAGCAAGAAAGCCATAGCATCGTCGTCTCCACTGATCCTGCCACGCACGCACGGCGTGTGATCTCAATTTTTTACAGTGCCATTTGGCAGACCTGAAATCCTGAATGCTCATGTACCAGATGTGCTAGCAAAGACATTGCGATTGGGTTGGTCCTGAGCTTGTTCCGCGACGTGCGTGGTCTCCACCCGGCTTGGTATGGAGCGCGCCAACAGGCCGGCGACAGTTGCCTGAGGTCTCAAACAGCCTCTGTGACCTTGCCATTCGGCGACGGAACAGAACGTGACCTGCTCCTACGACGAGGGTGATGACCACGACAAGCAGCCTTCCTCAGTCGGTTTGAGGcacccgccgcggccggccatcATCATGAGCATGGCCGGCGAGGAGTACCGGCCGAGAGGTAGCGCCCACGCCGCTCCAGGAGACGATGAGCAGCGGCGCTGCGGACAAAACCGGCAACGAAGGCGGCCTCGCCATAGATAGAGTAGAGCTTTGATGAAGTCGGTTTGCGTTATGGACCATGGTTATCCGTTTCGTTCGTGCAAGGTTAGTAGGGAGATCGATGCCTGATGAACAAATGTGGACTGCAAATTTCTCTGCTTTTagtaaggaaaaaaaaagacactGGATTCAGCCGCAAACGTCTCACGCAGCTACGAACAGGAACTCATCAGCAAGTACAAAACCATCGCGGCTCATCATAAGGGAGAGCAAGTAATTAAGCAAGGAAGAACGCCCAGAAGCCGCCCGCCGCGGTGGCCACCGCCATCGCCCAGacaacggcgccggcggccggcggcatgaGCGGCGCGACCCTGGACGCGAACATGGCCGTGAGCAGCGTCGTCAGCGCCCACACCGCCGCCCTGGCTctccggccgcccccgccggcgcgctCGACCCTGCGGAAGCAGAGGAAGAGCAGCAggagcgcggcgtcggcggcgagcacgAACACCACGGAGCCCGCGTCGCCCCAGGAGTTCCAGATAGCGAGCGCCGAGTTGCACGCCAGCACGGCGAGGCCGATCTTGCTCAGGGCCGGCTGGCCGTCCATGGCGACGCGCAACTGCGGAGACCGGAACCGAGGACAGGCGGGTGTCCGTCGGCAACCATCTGTGAGCTGCGCTGCCTTACACGCACGCCTCTCCGCTTTATACTTTGGGACTAGGGAGCCGGCCGGGCCGAGCACGAAGAGGACCGAGAGGATCTCCTTCATGCACTGAAAGCTTCTCTGAAGTAGATAGAGGCGTGCTGACCGGTTTACAATCACTCATGCCAACTCGTTTGAGTATGTCTGAGGCATATTTTCCTTGTGACAAAATTATGCCATCGCATATCTTGCTGACTTCTATACCAAGAAAGTAGTGTAAGTCTCCCAAGTCCTTCAAGGCAAACTCTTTGTTTAAATCTAGCAGCAATGCCGTAGTTGCACTTTGTGTTGAGCTGGCCacaatgatatcatcaacataaataagCACAAACATAGAAGTATTGCCTTTACTGTAAAAGAATAAATACGTATCTGCTTTAGAAGACTTGAATCCCATGCTATATAACTTTGTGCTCAACCTTGAGTACCATGCTCGAGGTGTTTGTTTAAGTCCATACAAAGCCTTGTCTAACTTGCAAACAAACTCAGGTCGAGATTTATCTTCATATCCTGGTGGTTGTTTCATGTAGACCTCTTCCTCCAAAAAACCACGAAGGAAAGCATTTTGAACATCTAACTGTCTGAGGCTCCATCCTCTAGAAACAGCTATGGACAAGATTATCCTTATCGTTGTGGCCTTAACTACAGGACTGAATGTGTCTTCATAATCTATACCATATCTTTGCTTGAAACCCTTTGCCACTAACCGAGCTTTATATCTATCAAGGCTCCCATCAGATTTCCTTTTGATCTTGTATACCCACTTACAATCTATAATATTGCTACCTTTCTTAGGAGGAACCAAGTGCCAGGTTTTATTTTTCATCAATGCTGAATATTCCATATCCATTGCCTCTTTCCAATTTTTATCACCTAAGGCCTCATCCAAATATTGTGGTTCACCAGATGatgtaaagaaactatgcttgTATTTAATAGTACCATCTGTATATACCTTTTCCTTGTGTATCCCACTTTGGAGGCGAGTCCTTGGTCTTGTTGTTTCTGTAGTTGGTGCAGCAACTGATGACGCAGGTTGATCAGCCAGAGAAAATGTTGGTGGGAGATCCTCCACAGGAGCATCGCCGGGCATAGTCTGCTGCTCGCCCGGTGGACTGGAGCACGCGGCCTCTTCTGGTTCGTTGGTGGAGGGCGACGAGGGCGAGTTGCCGCCCAGATTTGCCGCGTCCTGTCGGTGGGCACCTGGGGTGAATCCCGGCGCAGATTCGCCTGAGTCACCTGGCATCGAATTGCCATGGGATCTGGTGCTAGGAGAACACACCGTGTCCACTCCAGGTACATCACCAGAGGATCCTGCATTATTATTTCCTGCAGGTATCTCAGCTGAATTGTTAGGCGAATTAAACATATGATCATTCATTGATTCTCCCCCATGATCAGATGATGGTAACAGTTCAGGAGGGAGAAGAGAAATTTCCGCTCGAAGACGGGTGCCTGCATTAGGGTGCATATGAGCAAAAGGAAAAATCATCTCATCAAAGACAACATCGCGAGAGATGTAGACCCTTCCTGTGGAAGGATCAAGGCACTTAAAAGCCTTTATGTAGATTACtgtacccgaggaacacacacTGTTTAGAGCGGAATTCAAGCTTATGAGCATTGTAGGGTCGGAGGTTTGGCCAACAAACGCATCCAAAGACACGTAAAGAAGAGTAATCTGGTTTTTGATGAAGTAAGCGCTCGAGAGGAGTTTCATGATGAATAACACGACTAGGTGTGCGATTTATAAGATAAGTGGCGGCTAGAAAGGCATCCTCCCAATATTTGAGAGGCATTGAAGCATGAGCAAGAAGCGCCAGGCCAACTTCAACAATGTGTCTATGCTTGCGTTCAGCGGCACCATTTTGCTGATGTGCATGAGGACAAGAAACAAGAGGCGAGATGCCAATGCGAGCAAAAAAAAGGAATTAAGTTTTTGATATTCGCCACCCCAATCGGTTTGAACCGCCACAATTTTCCTATTGAACATGCGTTCTACAAGATTTTGGAACTCACAAAACTTCTCAAAAACTTCAGATTTAAACTTGATAAGATAAACCCAAGTAAATTTGCTGAAATCATCAATGAAGCTAACATAATATTTCCTTCCTCCAATAGAAACAGGCGCAGGGCCCCAAACATCCGAAAAGATAAGTTGTAAAGGATGATTAGACACACTAGTGGACTTAGGATAGGGAAGTTGATGACTTTTTGCCTTTTGACAAGCATCACACACTAACTCTTTATTGAAATCATCTAAACAAGGTAAACCGTTGGTACTAATGACCTTGGACACAATAGAACTGGCAGGATGTCCCAGACGACTGTGCCACCTCTCAAAGGAAGGCTTGACATCACCAAAAGCTTGCTTTATTATGGATGCTGGAGGAAGAGGATAGAGGCCCTTGCGACAACTCCCTCTAAGTATGATGTTCTTCGTGGCCTGATCCTTTATCAAAAAATAATCAGGATGGAATTCAAGATACGCAGAATTGTCTTTAGCAAGACGATGAACAGATACTAGATTCTTAGCGGCTTTAGGAACATGAAGAACTTGATTAAGATGCAAGTTTCGAGTAGGGGTAGAAACAATAGAATGACCAATATGTttaatctccatacctgcacCACTTGCCGTATGAATCTGGTTGCCACCATTGTATTTGTCACGCATAGACAAATTCTTCAAGTTGCTGGTGATGTGATCAGTAGACCCGAAATCTGTGTACCAGGTAGCGTCGGCAGAGGAGGAACTCATGGCAGCAGCAACGTGACGATCTTCAGGCACATAGTTTTCATCAAACCCATGCCAGCAGTCAGGGGCCATATGTCCACTTTTAAAGCAGACGTGGCAGATCGGGCGCCCGTTGGAGTCGAAGCTTGATATGTTGGGGTAGTTCttgtgttgctgctgctggttggaaaAGTTGGGGTGCTGCTGTTAGCTGCGACCACGGCCTTGACCTTGGCCACGTCCAGGATTGGAGCGCCCAAGGCCACGCATCATCTGCTGGCCACCATAGTTCCTCTGCTGTCCATTGCCACGTCCTCCCCTTCCTGCAGAGTTAACAGATGATGGAGAACCACCACCTTGCTGCAGCTCTAATCTAGTTTCAAAACTTAGCAGCTGAGAGAACAATTCACGGAGAGAAATAGGTTCTACCCTAGTTACAAGAGCAGATGTTACAGCATTGTAATCTGAATCAAGTCCATTAAGGATAAAAGCTACCAATTCTTCATCATCTAATGGTGGCTTCCCAGCAGCAGCCATCTCATCTGCAAGGCCCTTCATCTTGCCGTAGTACTAGGCGATCGTCATGTTGTCCTTCTTGGTGGTGGCGAGTGCCAGACGGACATTGACCGTCGGTGCGCGCGTGTGAGAGGCGAACATGTCGCCAATCACCTTCCAAGCTTCAGCCGCCGTCTTGACAGAGGCAACCTGCGCCAAGATCTCTTTGGACAGAGACGAGAAGAGGAATCCTAAGACCTGTTAGTCAGAGGCAAACCACTCGTCGTAAACGGGATTATCCACCACCACGGGCTTGCCTGCCGCATCTTTCTCTTCAATTGTCGCAGCAGGAGCAACTGCTTTGCTAATGACAAAGCGCTCGAGCCTGGCACCCCGTAGCGTAGCCAGTGAAGGAGGATTGGAGTGTCAACGCAACTTGTATTGATCTCCTGTTAGTCTATATATACATGTACACAGCACAACGTGCGCCTATCCTAACGGACCAACATGATCCAGAAAAGTAGGATCGTGGAGCGAGTATACAGGGACGTGACCACGTCTCCAACACCCCCCGGCAGTCGT
Proteins encoded:
- the LOC120671106 gene encoding uncharacterized protein LOC120671106, which encodes MDGQPALSKIGLAVLACNSALAIWNSWGDAGSVVFVLAADAALLLLFLCFRRVERAGGGGRRARAAVWALTTLLTAMFASRVAPLMPPAAGAVVWAMAVATAAGGFWAFFLA